A stretch of Peteryoungia algae DNA encodes these proteins:
- a CDS encoding ABC transporter ATP-binding protein has protein sequence MSCSTKGCSVRVADLGWGPKPSHFLVRGVSFALDAGDRMAIVGPNGAGKTTLLRCLYRGVSPLEGRVEVDGQDIWSMTARQLARRVAVVLQEMPGDFPFTVRDVVMMGRVPWREGFAGWSDQDRAEAEHALDHLDLLRLAGRQFSTLSGGEKQRVLVARALAQKPEILILDEPTNHLDIRHQLEILDLLGALNLTIITTLHDINLAAEFASHVALMQGGRMSAFGAPEAVLTEQALSGTFGVFAARQPGDSHRPHRFSFSLELN, from the coding sequence ATGAGCTGCAGCACCAAGGGATGCTCCGTCCGGGTCGCTGATCTCGGCTGGGGGCCAAAGCCATCGCATTTCCTCGTCCGAGGCGTGTCATTTGCTCTCGATGCGGGTGATCGCATGGCCATTGTCGGGCCGAATGGCGCGGGCAAGACCACGCTGCTTCGCTGCCTCTATCGTGGCGTCTCGCCGCTCGAAGGCCGGGTCGAGGTCGACGGCCAGGACATCTGGTCGATGACCGCGCGCCAGCTCGCGCGCCGCGTTGCCGTGGTTCTTCAGGAAATGCCGGGGGACTTCCCCTTTACCGTCAGAGATGTGGTGATGATGGGCCGGGTTCCGTGGCGCGAGGGCTTCGCAGGCTGGAGCGACCAGGATCGGGCGGAAGCCGAGCATGCGCTTGACCATCTCGACCTCCTGCGTCTGGCAGGTCGGCAGTTCTCGACCCTGTCCGGAGGCGAGAAGCAGCGTGTCCTCGTGGCGCGTGCGCTGGCCCAGAAGCCCGAGATCCTCATTCTCGACGAACCGACCAACCATCTCGACATTCGCCACCAGCTTGAAATTCTCGACCTGCTCGGCGCCTTGAACCTCACCATCATCACCACCCTGCACGACATCAATCTGGCTGCCGAATTCGCAAGCCATGTGGCCTTGATGCAAGGCGGGCGGATGAGTGCCTTCGGCGCGCCGGAAGCCGTGCTGACCGAGCAGGCCCTGTCCGGGACATTTGGTGTATTCGCCGCCCGCCAGCCGGGCGATAGCCACCGTCCCCACCGCTTTTCCTTTTCCCTTGAATTGAATTGA
- a CDS encoding ABC transporter substrate-binding protein, with the protein MATRLLLSATFFASVFTATSAFAYPVTVKSCDREVTFDAAPARAISNDVNLTEMMLALKLQDRMVGYTGISGWKTLDEGLREGVKELPELSPKYPTMEVMLNADADFYFAGWNYGMKVGGEVTPETLEPFGVKVYELTESCIHIMAKNKPTMDDMFVDLLNLGKIFGVEARAEELVAGYRKRLDEITTRVGAVEKPVRVFVYDSGTEKPFTPGRFGIPTAMIEAAGGVNIMDDVEKSWTEVSWEPVIERNPEVIVIVNYGDVTAEQKIAFMKETPAFKNLDAVKHDRFVVLEYVEATPGPRNVQAIDRLADAFHPRNM; encoded by the coding sequence ATGGCGACCCGCCTCCTCCTGTCCGCCACATTTTTCGCCTCGGTTTTCACCGCCACGTCGGCTTTCGCCTATCCGGTGACGGTCAAGAGCTGCGATCGGGAAGTCACCTTCGATGCCGCACCTGCCCGCGCGATTTCCAACGACGTCAACCTGACCGAGATGATGCTCGCCCTGAAACTGCAGGACCGCATGGTCGGCTACACTGGCATTTCCGGTTGGAAGACACTGGACGAGGGACTGCGCGAAGGGGTGAAGGAGCTGCCGGAGCTTTCGCCAAAATACCCGACGATGGAAGTGATGCTGAACGCCGACGCCGATTTCTACTTCGCCGGCTGGAATTACGGCATGAAGGTGGGCGGCGAAGTGACCCCGGAAACGCTGGAGCCCTTCGGCGTCAAGGTCTATGAACTCACCGAATCCTGCATCCACATCATGGCAAAGAACAAGCCGACCATGGATGACATGTTCGTGGACCTGCTCAACCTCGGCAAGATCTTCGGCGTAGAGGCGCGTGCGGAAGAATTGGTAGCGGGCTATCGCAAGCGCCTCGATGAGATCACCACGCGGGTCGGCGCCGTCGAGAAACCCGTACGGGTCTTCGTCTATGATTCCGGCACGGAGAAGCCCTTCACCCCCGGCCGCTTCGGAATTCCGACTGCCATGATCGAGGCCGCCGGTGGCGTCAATATCATGGACGATGTCGAAAAGAGCTGGACCGAAGTGTCCTGGGAGCCGGTCATCGAACGCAACCCGGAGGTCATCGTCATCGTCAACTACGGCGATGTGACCGCAGAACAAAAGATCGCCTTCATGAAGGAAACCCCGGCTTTCAAGAATCTCGATGCGGTCAAGCATGATCGTTTTGTCGTGCTGGAATATGTCGAGGCGACGCCCGGCCCGCGCAATGTGCAGGCGATCGATCGTCTCGCCGACGCCTTCCATCCGCGTAACATGTGA
- a CDS encoding FecCD family ABC transporter permease, with amino-acid sequence MMQGRLFIWAGLALFLLALCLTAGVSLGSASIPAESVWSILVNKLMPGTFEPTWSAGRESIVWDVRFPRVILAGLVGAGLATVGAVLQAVTRNPLADPHLLGVSSGGALGAIIALLHTGLIFGLVTVPLFAFAGSLLATLAVVAVTRFTGAGADRLVLSGVAIAFVATSLGNLAIFLGDPRAAHTVVFWMLGGLGLAQWPHLLYPAMVLVGCLTFLVVRAREINAMAMGDETAATLGVPVARFRAELFVVTALLTGVMVAFSGAIGFVGLLVPHFVRLTAGSDNIRVIPLSALAGAVILIFADIVSRTIMAPEDLPIGVITGLAGGLAFILLLRRR; translated from the coding sequence ATGATGCAAGGTCGATTGTTCATCTGGGCGGGGTTAGCGCTCTTCCTTCTCGCACTGTGCCTGACAGCAGGCGTATCACTGGGGTCAGCCTCCATACCGGCCGAGTCAGTCTGGTCGATCCTAGTCAACAAGCTGATGCCCGGGACCTTCGAGCCGACCTGGTCGGCCGGGCGCGAAAGCATCGTCTGGGATGTGCGCTTTCCGCGTGTGATTCTTGCCGGTCTCGTCGGCGCCGGTCTCGCCACGGTGGGTGCCGTGCTGCAGGCCGTCACCCGCAATCCGCTCGCCGATCCGCATCTGCTCGGCGTTTCCTCCGGCGGTGCCCTGGGAGCCATCATCGCGCTTCTGCATACCGGATTGATCTTCGGCCTTGTCACAGTGCCGCTGTTTGCCTTTGCCGGTTCTCTCCTGGCGACGCTGGCCGTGGTCGCCGTGACCCGTTTCACCGGTGCCGGTGCCGACCGCCTTGTCCTCTCGGGGGTGGCGATCGCCTTTGTCGCGACGTCTTTGGGAAATCTCGCAATCTTCCTCGGGGATCCGAGAGCGGCGCATACGGTAGTGTTCTGGATGCTGGGCGGTCTGGGCCTCGCCCAGTGGCCACATCTGCTCTACCCGGCGATGGTGCTTGTCGGCTGTCTGACCTTCCTTGTCGTGCGTGCGCGGGAGATCAACGCAATGGCCATGGGGGATGAAACGGCAGCCACGCTCGGCGTTCCCGTTGCCCGGTTCCGAGCGGAGCTCTTCGTGGTCACAGCCCTGTTGACCGGCGTCATGGTCGCCTTCTCTGGCGCCATTGGTTTCGTCGGTCTCCTCGTTCCGCACTTTGTTCGCCTGACGGCCGGTAGCGACAACATCCGCGTCATTCCCCTCTCAGCGCTTGCCGGCGCCGTCATCCTCATCTTCGCAGACATTGTCTCGCGCACCATCATGGCGCCGGAGGATCTGCCGATTGGTGTCATCACCGGCCTTGCCGGCGGCCTCGCCTTCATTCTGCTTCTGCGCCGTCGATAG
- a CDS encoding DeoR/GlpR family DNA-binding transcription regulator, with amino-acid sequence MMFSARQAEIMALAKEHGRVLVDELAARFAVTPQTIRKDLNDLCDARALNRIHGGAVFPSGNENVKYEARRSMAATEKQAIGRAAADLIPDNSSLFINIGTTTEAVGDALVDHRELMVITNNINVANHLRVFPSIEVVIAGGVVRGSDGGIVGEAAVDFIRQFKVDFAVIGVSAIDEDGALLDFDFREVKVAQAIIANARHVILVSDASKFERTAPVRIGHISQVQTFITDHCPSDSIRAICAEQDVRLVETAPLNGQA; translated from the coding sequence ATGATGTTTTCGGCGAGGCAGGCAGAGATCATGGCTCTGGCCAAGGAACACGGCCGTGTCCTGGTGGATGAGCTTGCGGCGCGATTTGCCGTCACTCCCCAGACAATCCGCAAGGATTTGAATGACCTGTGCGATGCGCGGGCCCTGAACCGTATCCATGGCGGTGCCGTTTTCCCCAGCGGAAACGAGAACGTCAAATACGAAGCGCGCCGGTCAATGGCTGCAACCGAGAAACAGGCGATAGGCCGGGCCGCCGCTGATCTGATCCCTGACAATTCTTCGCTCTTCATCAACATCGGAACCACCACTGAAGCTGTCGGAGACGCGTTGGTCGACCACAGGGAATTGATGGTCATCACAAACAACATAAATGTTGCCAATCATTTGCGTGTCTTCCCTTCGATCGAGGTCGTCATCGCAGGCGGCGTGGTCCGCGGATCGGACGGCGGCATCGTCGGCGAGGCGGCCGTGGATTTCATCCGTCAGTTCAAAGTGGATTTCGCCGTCATCGGGGTTTCCGCCATCGATGAGGATGGTGCGCTGCTCGATTTCGATTTTCGTGAAGTGAAAGTGGCCCAGGCGATTATCGCAAACGCGCGCCACGTCATCCTCGTGTCCGACGCCTCGAAGTTCGAACGCACGGCACCCGTTCGCATTGGCCATATCTCGCAAGTCCAGACGTTTATCACCGATCACTGTCCGTCTGACAGCATCAGGGCCATCTGCGCCGAGCAGGATGTCCGCCTCGTCGAAACAGCACCTCTGAATGGTCAAGCTTAG
- the glpD gene encoding glycerol-3-phosphate dehydrogenase, protein MSGQPIYDLFVIGGGINGCGIARDAAGRGYSVALAEMNDFASGTSSGATKLIHGGLRYLEHYEFRLVREALMEREVLWAMAPHVIWPLRFVLPFQKGGIRPAWLIRLGLFLYDNLGGRKLLPATKTLDLRHDPAGKPLKPVFSKAFEYSDGWVDDARMVVLNARDAQIRGANILSRARVMSAHREDGHWVVTTKSQRDGAVETHRARMLVNAAGPWVDQVLAGAFGRNNVHNVRLVQGSHIVVRKKFTDPRAYFFQNPDNRIIFAIPYEGDFTLIGTTDRDYTEDPKDVRISSEEVNYLCGAASEYFKEPVRPEDIVWSYSAVRPLYDDGASKAQEATRDYVLKIEGAEGDALLLNVFGGKLTTYRRLAEHALQKIGEAIGEKGAPWTAGSRLPGGDFPATSFEATVADLLQTYSFLERGHAERLIRCYGTDSKSILGSATSIADLGRHFGGSLYEAEVRWLVEKEWAVTAEDVLWRRTKQGLFLTPEEAKGLDAYLGMLAAA, encoded by the coding sequence ATGTCAGGGCAGCCAATCTACGATCTGTTTGTGATCGGCGGTGGGATCAATGGATGCGGGATCGCGCGTGATGCGGCCGGCCGTGGATATTCTGTCGCCTTGGCTGAAATGAACGATTTCGCCTCGGGCACTTCGTCTGGCGCCACCAAGCTCATTCATGGCGGACTGCGGTATCTCGAACACTACGAGTTCCGCCTGGTGCGCGAAGCCCTGATGGAGCGTGAGGTCCTCTGGGCCATGGCGCCGCATGTCATCTGGCCGCTGCGCTTCGTCCTGCCCTTCCAGAAGGGGGGCATCCGCCCCGCCTGGCTGATCCGCCTCGGCCTTTTCCTCTACGACAACCTCGGCGGCCGCAAGCTCCTGCCGGCGACGAAGACGCTCGACCTGCGCCACGATCCCGCTGGCAAGCCATTGAAGCCGGTCTTTTCCAAGGCGTTCGAATATTCCGATGGCTGGGTCGATGACGCCCGCATGGTCGTCCTCAATGCCCGCGACGCGCAGATCCGTGGCGCAAACATTCTGAGCCGCGCGCGCGTCATGTCAGCCCATCGGGAGGACGGCCACTGGGTCGTGACGACAAAGTCGCAGCGCGACGGCGCTGTCGAAACGCACCGCGCGCGTATGCTGGTCAATGCCGCAGGCCCCTGGGTGGATCAGGTTTTGGCAGGCGCCTTCGGTCGCAACAACGTGCACAATGTCCGCCTTGTCCAGGGCAGTCACATCGTCGTGCGCAAGAAGTTTACCGACCCGCGCGCCTATTTTTTCCAAAATCCGGACAATCGCATCATCTTCGCCATTCCATACGAGGGCGATTTTACCCTGATTGGCACGACCGACCGCGACTACACCGAGGATCCGAAGGATGTTCGCATCAGCTCCGAGGAGGTAAACTACCTCTGCGGTGCTGCAAGCGAGTACTTCAAGGAGCCGGTGCGGCCCGAGGACATCGTGTGGAGCTATTCTGCCGTCCGTCCGCTCTATGACGATGGTGCGTCAAAGGCGCAGGAAGCGACGCGTGATTATGTGCTGAAGATCGAAGGCGCCGAGGGCGACGCGCTCTTGCTGAATGTCTTTGGCGGAAAGCTCACCACCTATCGGCGTCTGGCCGAACACGCGCTGCAGAAGATCGGCGAAGCGATCGGGGAAAAGGGCGCGCCCTGGACCGCCGGAAGTCGTCTGCCGGGGGGTGATTTCCCTGCCACGTCTTTTGAAGCGACGGTCGCCGACCTGCTGCAGACCTATTCCTTCCTGGAGCGCGGCCATGCCGAGCGGCTGATCCGCTGTTATGGCACGGATTCGAAGTCGATCCTGGGGAGTGCGACGTCGATCGCCGATCTCGGCCGCCACTTCGGAGGCTCGCTCTACGAGGCGGAAGTGCGCTGGCTGGTCGAAAAGGAATGGGCGGTCACAGCCGAAGACGTGCTGTGGCGCAGAACGAAACAGGGACTGTTCCTGACGCCGGAGGAGGCGAAGGGGCTGGATGCCTATCTGGGGATGCTGGCGGCGGCCTGA
- a CDS encoding ABC transporter ATP-binding protein produces MLELRKVSKLAGGGYHIHPTDLTLQRGTLNVLLGPTLSGKTSLMRLMAGLDKPTSGTVHFDGKDVTGMPVQKRNVAMVYQQFINYPALTVYENIASPMRVGGKDAATIDREVRKAADLLRLTPYLDRTPLSLSGGQQQRTALARAIVKNATLVLLDEPLANLDYKLREELREELPKIFAESGAIFVYATTEPSEALLLGGNTATLSEGRITQFGQTIDVYRQPSDLLTARTFADPPLNTIALVKQGASFVLNGQPVLGVPAHLASIADGPVTVGFHPHHLSLSALPDTMAMRARTLVSEIAGSESFIHVEYGSARWVCLAHGIHDIDPDREIDVFIDTRHLMAFDAAGKALGAPAELAA; encoded by the coding sequence ATGTTGGAACTGCGTAAAGTCTCGAAATTGGCGGGAGGTGGATACCACATCCACCCGACGGACCTGACGTTGCAGCGGGGTACGCTGAACGTCCTGCTCGGCCCGACCCTATCGGGCAAGACATCCCTGATGCGTTTGATGGCAGGCCTCGACAAGCCGACATCCGGAACCGTGCATTTTGACGGCAAGGACGTCACAGGCATGCCGGTCCAGAAGCGCAATGTCGCGATGGTCTACCAGCAGTTCATCAATTATCCGGCGCTGACGGTCTATGAAAACATCGCCTCGCCGATGCGCGTCGGAGGCAAGGATGCGGCCACGATCGACCGCGAGGTCCGCAAGGCCGCCGATCTTCTCCGGCTGACGCCCTATCTCGATCGGACGCCGCTCAGCCTCTCCGGCGGCCAGCAGCAGCGCACCGCGCTGGCTCGTGCCATCGTCAAGAACGCAACCCTCGTTCTTCTCGATGAGCCGCTCGCCAATCTCGACTACAAGCTGCGCGAGGAACTGCGCGAGGAACTGCCGAAAATCTTTGCGGAATCGGGTGCGATCTTTGTCTACGCGACGACGGAACCGTCCGAAGCCCTGCTGCTTGGCGGCAACACGGCGACGCTCTCCGAAGGCCGCATCACCCAGTTCGGCCAGACCATCGATGTTTATCGCCAGCCCTCCGACCTGCTGACTGCGCGGACATTCGCCGACCCGCCGCTCAATACCATCGCGCTCGTCAAGCAGGGCGCAAGCTTCGTACTGAACGGCCAGCCGGTTCTCGGTGTGCCGGCCCATCTCGCATCGATTGCAGATGGCCCGGTGACCGTAGGCTTCCATCCTCACCATTTGTCGCTTTCTGCCCTGCCGGATACCATGGCCATGCGCGCGCGCACGCTGGTGTCGGAAATCGCTGGTTCCGAGAGCTTCATTCATGTCGAATACGGAAGTGCCCGCTGGGTCTGCCTCGCGCACGGCATTCACGACATCGATCCCGACCGTGAGATCGACGTCTTCATCGACACCCGTCACCTGATGGCGTTCGACGCCGCCGGCAAGGCGCTCGGCGCCCCCGCCGAACTGGCTGCGTGA
- a CDS encoding ABC transporter ATP-binding protein, translating to MARINLDHIRHAYTPAARASGDYALKEVHHEWKDGGAYALLGPSGCGKTTLLNIISGLIHPSDGRIEFDGVDVTNLPTQARNIAQVFQFPVVYDTMSVYDNLAFPLRNRHVPEDQVNKRVNEILDMIDLQPMARNQAQGLTADQKQKISLGRGLVRSDVNAILFDEPLTVIDPHMKWVLRSQLKRLHRRSGFTMVYVTHDQTEALTFADKVVVMYDGQIVQIGTPAELFERPSHTFVGYFIGSPGMNVMPAKVSGTTAIVGDQTVKLPGTPKLSGQSKIELGIRPEFLRLGREGMPVAVDKVEDIGRQKIVRAQFAGNPLSIVIPEDAEIPADPKVTFVPEGVGIFADSWRVGMEG from the coding sequence ATGGCTCGCATCAATCTCGACCATATCCGCCACGCCTACACCCCCGCTGCGCGGGCATCGGGCGATTACGCTTTGAAGGAAGTCCATCACGAATGGAAGGATGGCGGCGCCTATGCCCTGCTTGGCCCCTCCGGCTGTGGCAAGACGACTTTGCTCAACATCATCTCGGGCCTCATTCATCCATCTGACGGCCGCATCGAATTCGACGGCGTCGATGTGACGAATTTGCCGACCCAGGCCCGCAACATCGCCCAGGTCTTTCAGTTCCCGGTCGTCTACGACACGATGAGCGTCTACGACAACCTGGCCTTTCCGCTGCGCAATCGTCATGTACCGGAAGATCAGGTCAACAAGCGGGTCAATGAAATCCTCGACATGATCGACCTCCAGCCCATGGCCCGCAATCAGGCCCAGGGGCTGACCGCCGACCAGAAGCAGAAGATTTCGCTCGGCCGAGGCCTTGTGCGCTCGGACGTCAACGCGATCCTTTTCGACGAACCGCTCACCGTCATCGATCCGCATATGAAGTGGGTCCTGCGCTCGCAGCTCAAGCGCCTGCATCGCCGGTCCGGTTTTACCATGGTCTATGTCACCCACGACCAGACGGAAGCCCTGACCTTCGCCGACAAGGTCGTTGTCATGTATGACGGCCAGATCGTCCAGATCGGCACGCCGGCTGAACTCTTCGAGCGCCCGAGCCATACCTTTGTCGGATATTTCATCGGCTCCCCGGGCATGAATGTCATGCCGGCAAAGGTCAGTGGCACGACAGCCATCGTCGGCGACCAGACGGTGAAACTGCCGGGAACGCCGAAACTCTCCGGCCAGAGCAAGATCGAGCTCGGCATCCGCCCCGAATTCCTGCGTCTAGGACGCGAAGGCATGCCCGTGGCCGTCGACAAGGTCGAGGATATCGGCCGTCAGAAGATCGTGCGGGCGCAGTTTGCCGGCAATCCGCTGTCGATCGTCATCCCCGAGGATGCGGAAATTCCTGCAGATCCGAAAGTGACATTCGTCCCCGAGGGGGTCGGCATCTTCGCCGATTCCTGGCGCGTTGGAATGGAGGGCTGA
- a CDS encoding carbohydrate ABC transporter permease, with the protein MEKTWNNKAWFMVIPVLVLVAFSAVIPLMTVVNYSVQDTFGNNQFFWAGTDWFSDILSSDRFWDALGRNLIFSMIILAIQVPLGIFIALNMPKTGLGVPVCLVLMALPLLIPWNVVGTIWQVFGRVDIGLLGYSLNAVGFDYNYTQNPIHAWITIIVMDVWHWTSLVVLLCYAGLVSIPDAYYQAAKIDGASRWSVFRFIQLPKMKRVLLIAVLLRFMDSFMIYTEPFVLTGGGPGNSTTFLSIDLVKMAVGQFDLGPAAAMSIIYFLIILALSWVFYTVMTNSDAKG; encoded by the coding sequence ATGGAGAAGACCTGGAACAACAAGGCCTGGTTCATGGTCATTCCGGTGCTGGTGCTGGTAGCCTTCTCGGCCGTCATTCCGCTGATGACCGTAGTGAACTATTCTGTCCAGGATACCTTCGGCAACAACCAGTTCTTCTGGGCCGGCACCGACTGGTTTTCCGACATCCTCTCGTCGGACCGCTTCTGGGATGCGCTCGGACGAAACCTGATCTTCTCCATGATCATTCTTGCGATCCAGGTGCCGCTTGGCATCTTCATCGCGCTCAACATGCCCAAGACGGGATTGGGCGTTCCTGTTTGCCTCGTCCTGATGGCGCTGCCACTGCTCATTCCGTGGAACGTCGTGGGCACGATCTGGCAGGTCTTCGGTCGCGTTGACATCGGTCTGCTCGGCTATTCGCTGAACGCCGTGGGCTTCGACTACAATTACACGCAGAACCCGATCCACGCCTGGATCACCATCATCGTGATGGATGTCTGGCACTGGACGAGCCTTGTCGTGCTGCTCTGCTATGCCGGTCTCGTCTCGATCCCGGATGCCTATTACCAGGCCGCCAAGATCGATGGCGCATCGCGCTGGTCCGTGTTCCGCTTCATTCAGCTGCCGAAGATGAAGCGCGTGCTTTTGATCGCCGTGCTGCTCCGCTTCATGGACAGCTTCATGATCTACACCGAGCCCTTTGTCCTGACAGGCGGCGGCCCGGGCAATTCGACCACCTTCCTGTCGATCGACCTCGTCAAGATGGCAGTCGGCCAGTTCGACCTCGGTCCGGCGGCGGCGATGTCGATCATCTACTTCCTGATCATCCTCGCGCTGTCCTGGGTTTTCTACACCGTCATGACCAACAGTGACGCGAAGGGCTGA
- a CDS encoding carbohydrate ABC transporter permease, with amino-acid sequence MKSTDNRTGFGFLVPTIYIIFLLLPIYWLVNMSFKTNAEITGAFSLWPVNPTIANYAVIFTDPSWYKGYINSIIYVCMNTVIAVSVALPAAYAFSRYRFLGDKHLFFWLLTNRMAPPAVFALPFFQLYSAFGLIDTHIAVAIAHCLFNVPLAVWILEGFMSGVPKEIDETAYIDGYSFPKFFVKIFMPLIASGIGVAAFFCFMFSWVELLIARTLTTTDAKPIAAIMTRTVSASGMDWGVLAAAGVLTIIPGALVIYFVRNYIAKGFALGRV; translated from the coding sequence ATGAAAAGCACTGATAATCGCACCGGCTTCGGCTTTCTGGTTCCAACGATCTACATCATCTTTCTGCTGCTGCCGATCTATTGGCTCGTCAACATGAGCTTCAAGACGAATGCGGAGATCACGGGCGCCTTCTCGCTCTGGCCCGTCAACCCGACAATTGCCAATTATGCGGTGATCTTCACCGATCCTTCGTGGTATAAGGGCTACATCAACTCGATCATCTATGTGTGCATGAACACCGTGATCGCAGTCTCTGTCGCTCTGCCTGCAGCCTATGCCTTCTCGCGCTATCGCTTCCTGGGTGACAAGCATCTGTTCTTCTGGCTGCTGACCAACCGCATGGCGCCGCCGGCCGTTTTCGCACTACCCTTCTTCCAGCTGTACTCCGCCTTTGGCCTCATCGACACGCATATCGCCGTTGCCATCGCGCACTGCCTGTTCAACGTGCCGCTGGCTGTCTGGATCCTCGAAGGCTTCATGTCGGGCGTGCCGAAGGAGATCGACGAGACGGCCTATATCGACGGCTATTCCTTCCCGAAGTTCTTCGTGAAGATCTTCATGCCGCTGATCGCATCCGGCATCGGTGTCGCCGCTTTCTTCTGCTTCATGTTCTCCTGGGTCGAGCTTCTGATTGCCCGTACCCTGACGACAACGGATGCCAAGCCGATCGCCGCCATCATGACGCGGACGGTTTCTGCCTCCGGAATGGACTGGGGCGTGCTGGCCGCAGCCGGCGTGCTCACGATCATACCCGGAGCGCTCGTGATCTATTTCGTCCGCAACTACATCGCCAAGGGCTTTGCCCTGGGCCGCGTCTGA
- a CDS encoding DUF2160 domain-containing protein, translating to MDFTWMAWTTPTAIFFVVIFSLILSMAVWEYLSPGGNPRNGILRFETTRGDRLFVSLLGSAFINLAWLGLVGPNLWWALALSVVYAVGVFRFV from the coding sequence ATGGACTTTACATGGATGGCCTGGACGACGCCGACGGCCATATTCTTCGTCGTGATCTTCAGCCTGATCCTGTCGATGGCGGTCTGGGAGTATCTGTCCCCGGGCGGCAATCCGCGAAACGGCATCCTGCGCTTCGAAACCACCCGCGGTGACCGTCTCTTCGTGTCGCTGCTCGGGTCGGCTTTCATCAATCTCGCTTGGCTCGGCCTCGTTGGGCCGAACCTGTGGTGGGCTCTCGCCCTGTCCGTGGTCTACGCCGTCGGCGTATTCCGTTTCGTCTAG